In the genome of Hydra vulgaris chromosome 06, alternate assembly HydraT2T_AEP, the window GCCAGCACATGAAATATGGCGGAAACACGATAAAATCAAGCCAGCAGATGAAATATACTGACCAAAAAATGGCGGAATCGAACGTTAAAGAAAGGAGGTAAGtctgttttcctttttttacactatttaatgtaataattaCACTGTCCTACTAGTCGTACCTTGCAGGCGGGGATATAcgtaacttatttatatttttttcgttCTTCTTCATTAATAAATACGTATTTTTCCGATTCACTTTGCCCATTAAAACACTGAAGTAGAAAACTATATTTCGTCATAGTCGGGTAAATCGTACCTGTGATGGTGGGGTAAATCCTACCTGTGGTACTAACTACCCCAACCTCTAAAGATAACAAAGGGCAGCGTTGGTACCGCTTCATGTGTGATGAAGATATTGAGGAGGATATGATCCAGTGTTTAATTTGTGGAGCATGGGTACATGTTGCATGCTCATCATCTGAGTCTCAAAATGGGTCACATGATAGTTATATATGTGAATTATGTCAGTTAATGTATTTTACAAGTGTAGAATGAAccagttgttgttttatttattacttataattagtgctgagctttttttttcttcaaacccTTTGGTACTTATTAGCCTCATTAGTGGTACTATTTAAACCTTCTTGTGGGTAATTAGTCCTACCttgtttatttttggtttttattagtgtgctctttattttaatatttacatctTGAAATCATGATTGTTTGTTTTAGTTTCACCAATGCTTGTTtctatctaaaaataaattttttcctacatttagttttatttttattaatttttttccttaggGGTACTATTTAGCCCCCTTTCccctgtatataaatatatatatatatatatatatatatatatatatatatatatatatatatatatatatatatatatatatatatatatatatatatatatatatatatatatatatatatatatatatatatatatatatatatatatatatatatatattaaggcgggtcatacttttttttttttgtggctatagcataaaaaattgttctatTGGTCCAAAATCTAGGGAccataagattttttaaattttaagctCAGTAAGTACTTGCAACTTGTAGTTGAAAATGTGGAAATAATGTGAAAACGTATATCAATTTTATGAAGGCATATTCTTATTAGTGTTCACTGCGTTTAGTTTATATTACATTCGCTGGTACATGAAATGAGATTAGATAAGTCTAAGTAACCATAAATTAATCATACATTACCTTAACTCAACCAAAAGTAATCCTAGCATATCGTAAATTTACCCTCATCAAACCCTGTATTACGGTAATATATGTGTTTAACATgttctgttttatattttagattgtttaaaaaaagtggtatTTGATTCTTGCTACAACAGGGTTTATTTCAATCAGTTATTGATAATCAATCTTTTCTAATTGTTATATGATATTGTTTGGACAAGTTGGTTTCCATTGTGTTGAGTATTAATAAATGGCGTCCGTCAGCACAAGACTTGGGACTAAACACTCAGTTCTGGGGCAGCCtgcagttataaaaaaaaatcaacttccTACATCTAGTGATGTTTACAGACTGTATGACTACTACTTAAAGCACAATAAATATGATTGTATGCAGAAGAGAGTGACAGCTGTAGCACATGAAGTTGTAAGTATCTACAACACTGCGAGTATCCCAGTAATTGACACAAAGAGTGTAGTCAATCGTATAAAGAAATTGATTGATAAAGTTAAGGGTCTTGCTAAATATCCCAGTTCTAAGAAGACATCCATCAACTACCAAGACTGTTTGAAATCATTACAAACTGTATTTGATATATGTACTTGTAAATGTGTTGACAGCGGTATACAAGAGAATTCACAATGTATTTGTCCACTGTCGCATAAAATACCTCCAACAGAATGGTCTTTCTGGTTGGACCAAAAAACTGAAAGGAAAATGTATATAGGTGCTATAGATATAAAAGCTACAGGTATGTTGCAGAAGAAAGAAATGAGAGCAGTCAAACGTTTAAAATTTGAGCGcaatcagaaaataaaatatgagacaaaaataaattatatctaCAACAACATGAGTGATGATGCTGATGATGATGGTGGTGAGGACGTAGAACTTCAACTAAACATGGGTGATGAAGTTCTTGATTATGAAATTTCCAGTAGTGAATCTGATGATGGTGTTGCAGCACCCAGAAACATGAAACAATATCCGGAGTTGTGCAAAGCTTTGGACAGATGCAAGATTAGTAACAGAGAAGCTTGTCTTGTAGTGAATGCAGTGCTAAAAGATATGAAGCTATTGTCGGCAGAAACTGCAATAGATCCTGCAAAACTTAGACGTCAGAGAGGTCTTTGGCGGCAGAAACAAGTTTCTAAGCATGCTGCCGAGATGCAAGAACTAATTTGTATTGGATTTGATGGGAAGAAAGACTTAACTTTTATTGAGAAGTCTGGTATACGTAGAAGCATAAAGGAAGAACATTATGTTATTGTATCATTTCCAAACAATAACAACATTGATCATGTAATGCCAGAAACAGGTAAAGCAGTTGACGTTGCAAATGAGATATTATCGATAATTACGAATACAAATTCAGCAAGTACGCTACTAGCAGTTGTTTGTGACGGTACAGTAACCAATACAGGCAAACGAAATGGTGTGATTCGAAAATTAGAGAAAGGCGTTGCAAGACCACTGCAATGGCTTGTTTGCCTGTTGCATGCTAATGAACTACCATTTCGGAAATACATTTCTGCTATTGATGGATGATGTACAAGAGGTCCTAGTAGTTCCAGTGGTGTAATTATGAGTGCGCTAGACTTTGACCCCAAGGATTTACCAATTTCAAAGTTTAAAGCTATGTTAGGAAAAGTGGTTGAGATTAATGATGAGGTTAAGAACAGTCTAAGTACAGATCAAATATATCTTCTTAGAGCATGCTTAGCAGTGCAGCAAGGTTATAAAAATAGTGATGAAATTAGGTCTTTAAAGAACGCAATGCCAAGAAATTTAAACCATGCTAGGTGGCTGACAAAAGCCAACAGAATTTTGAGATTGTATATGTCAAAAGAAGTCTGTTCCCCATCACTATACAAAATTGTACGCTTTATAGTAAATGTTTACGCTCCTTCATGGTTCAATATCAAGAGTCATCCTTCTTGCGCTGATggtgcaaaaaactttttttacttgctGAAGCAGTGTCATGAGCTTGGAGCAGAAGATTGGAAAATATTAGAGCCTGTGTTGCAGAGCAACAACTACTTTGCCCACTCCGAAAACATTCTTCTTTCTGGTGTTTGTGACAATGATGATTCTGTGCGACAtttctgttgtaaaaaaataattaatttgagAGGTACTTCGTGTAGTTCTTCTGTGCGTGTTTTTGATAATTCAAGTATCAAGCTAAACGCCAATGCTTTGACTTACGTTGATATGATTGACTGGACTACAGCTAACCTCACACCACCACCGTTGCTAGCAgctattaaaagtaaaaaacttcaACACTGTCAgtttgatttcatttttggTATACCCTGTCACTCTAAGGCAGTTGAGCGTGCTATCCAAGATATCTCTGCAGCAAGCTCAACCGTTTTTGGGCATGAATCGCGACATGGAATGATTTTACAGTGTATTGCATCAAGAACAGAACTACCTAGTGTTAGCTGTAAATCAGACTTTTTGTAAATTACGTTTGATTATATTGTTTCATTGAACTAATAATATCTAGAACTTCACCATTTAAGTGAATTTTATGTTTCGACGTCGATAACACCCCCTTATCGTTGACAGGGCCGCAATTAAGGGGgtgcatctttttttttaacttttttttatagtaagcaaaaaatgcttataaaaaccccaaaaaaatacttttttgcgCTAGCCATGGATATGGCCTCTGTATCATATTAAGTGCTTGAtgaatttcttatatttttagcTATAAGCCATTAAAGGGTAAATCTTTGCGGTAAAGTTGCAAGTACGAGACACctgttgttttaaatgtttttggcCTTTTTACAATAAGTAGCTCCTAGAGCAACTTTTtagaccatagccaggttagcaactctaaaaaaaaaaaggatgactcgccctaatatatatatatatatatatatatatatatatatatatatatatatatatatatatatatatatatatatatatatatatacatatatatatatatatatatatatatatatatatatatatatatataaatatatatatataaatatatatatatatatatatatatatatatttatatagatattatatatagtgtatataaatatacatatatgtatatatatatacactgccGCTCACGGAAGTTAGGACAGTGGAGATTTTTTCGaaaaagcaaattaataaataattacgttatagaatttttaatttatattaataaaaattatattttttatacattttcaatatacaatatattattagtcagttttatgtaataaaaatgtacaaaaaccattataataattaaattttttttcgtcAAAAAAACCACCCTTTGATTTAATAACTGTTTAACTATTCTCGGCATTCTTTCAATTAATTTTCTAATTGTTTCTTGTTGAATATTATTCCATTCCTGTTCTATAATGTTCCATAAATGAGATTTTGATGTTGGACATACAGTTCTAATTTTTCTATCCAGTTCATCCCATTGTAACTCAATGGGGTTGAGGTCTGGGCTTTGGGGAGGTCCAGGTCATTATACGTAATacattttcagctttttttgATCCTAAATAATTTCTACATAATAATGCAGTATGTTTAGGGTCATTTTCATGcatcagaataaaattatctCCGATTAATCGAATTCCCGAAGGGATTGCGCTTGTTTCCAGGATATCTCTATAATGTTCTGCTCTCATTATACCATCGATTTTATGCAAATATCCCACTCCATCCAGAGAGAAACAACCCCAAACTATCATAGAGCCTTCACCATATTTTACTGTTGGAACCAGACATTGAGTTAGCATTTTTTTCTTCAGCAGATCTTCTAAAGTAAACTCTTCGCTTATTTccaaaaacttcaaattttgactCATCGGTCCAGATTACTTGTTTCCATTCATCCACCGTCCAATTTTTGTGGAGCTGTGCCTAACGGAATCTCTTTTGTCGATTAACTTTTCGTAGATATGGTTTTCGGATAGCAACACGACCATGCAAATTAGCTTTTTGCAATCTTCGTTTGATTGTACtgacagaaacttttttttctcgaTCACAGTTGAAAATAGCTGTTATTTGTGGAGCAGTTAACATTCGATTATGCTTACTGATAATTTTTATACGTCGGTCATCAGTTTTTGTTGTTATGCGAGAAGGTCCTGGACGATTTCTGTCTTCCAAACTTCCAGATTCTCGATATTGACGAATCGTATAGCTAACTGTTGATTTACTCAGATTTAAATTTTCAGCTATTTTTCTAACTGTATAGCCTTCTTGAAGCAAAGTGAGTATTGCTGTCCTTTTTTCAACACTTATTGGCTTACCTTTAggcatatttttttcaatattttgaatttacactaaaaaaataaattttaattttaccttTTAACTTCTgcacttgaaatttttaaaacactaacACAAAATACACAAAATATCTGCAAAAACACAGTAAACAATAGAAAACTTGTTAAATGGCAAACTTAAAAGATTTGAGttgataatgtaaaatatagGTTCATACGTGACCTTTAATATGTTTCTGCGTaatctgtttatttatttaaaatgataggACTTTTACTTGTGAGTacaatttatgttattttaaatgtaagttattttaatatacttacattaaataaacttaatttagattttttttaatacaaattttatttaacttgattttttttttatataaacataaattttataagtaaataattttataa includes:
- the LOC136081383 gene encoding uncharacterized protein LOC136081383, which codes for MPKGKPISVEKRTAILTLLQEGYTVRKIAENLNLSKSTVSYTIRQYRESGSLEDRNRPGPSRITTKTDDRRIKIISKHNRMLTAPQITAIFNCDREKKVSVSTIKRRLQKANLHGRVAIRKPYLRKVNRQKRFR